The window TACTGTAGCAGTTTTACAATAAATCAAATTCATTATCTTTATTATCCGTAATAAAGCAACTGAAGCTATATCAAAGCTCTTTAATATTATGAAGCACTTTAATTTCTTCTTATGGATACTTTTACCCGCAAGTCTTTATGGTCAAGCTTATCAAAGTGTAGTAATAAAAAGAACAGGATATTACTCCGGAACTCCCGGAATATATTCTGACAGCGGACAAGTTTATGCAATAAGGATAGATTCCATTGAAAATATTCCGGAAGGAAAAAGATTGTTTCAGTACAGGCAGCTGAATAATATAAATCCATATTGTCTGGGTGCATCATGGATTGGTTCTGAAATTATAGTTATGAATAACGGTATAAATATTTTTGTAGCTGAAAATTATTTCACAGGAAATCCAGATACTTTTCAGATTAATACTTTATCATCTCCGGGCAATACTTTCTTATTCCATCGTTTTGCTGACGGCTCTTATCTCGAAGCAATCTGCAATGGTATTGATTTGAACCAAGTACTCAACACTTCGGACAGTGTCAAAACTTTTTCGTTTCAATTGAAAAAGAAGAATGGTTCCAGTATAAATAGTTGGTGGAATCAAAAGGAAATTAAACTTTCAAAAAGTAAAGGATTAGTTAGCTTTTACAATTTACTGACTGTTCAACCATCATCTCAAGATGAGAATATCAGGCTTATAGGTTTTACAAATCCGCAGGAAGGATATCACCCTGCAATTGCGGCATCTGTTTTTGATTTTAGTATTGGAGATGAATTTCAAACAATAGATACACAGCCTTTTTGGTTGGGCACCTGGCATAATATTTATCAGAAGAAAATTGTGATAGATAAGAGTACCTCTGTAAATGGTGATACCTTAAAATATACTTTCTCTATTTCTGGTGTTATTCAGTCCTGGAGCAATTTCAACTATCAGGGTACCAATTCATTTAATGATACATCTTACCAGAAGATAGCATTGTCCAATTATTTTCCGATTGATTCACTTCCCTTTTCTGTTCAGCATGATAGTACTTATAATGGTTCATACGACTTTCAGATGAACTACGGATATAATCAAATTTTTAGATCATCGTATTGCGGACTTGATGTGATTAAAATACCAACCTATTTTGGTAGAATTGATTCTTCTTCAGGATGCCTGAATGATTTTCTTTGTTTCGGAGCGTGTTGGGTGTATGAGTTTGGTCCGGGACTCGGAATTACTAAACTATATTCTGCTGATTATGCTAATTATGGATATAGCTTAGTGTATTACAAAAAAGCAAATGATTTCTGTGGTACACCTATTAATTTTGATCTTTTAACGGGAATAAAAAATATTTCTTCCAGTCCGACGCTTATTCTTTATCCGAATCCGGCAAAAAATATATTATTTATTCACTCAGATAATCCAATTAAGAAAATAGAAATTATGGATGCTGCCGGCAAAAATTGTAAAAATTTTTATGCAGATATGTTGGCTCCAGAAAATTTTTCAGTTGACTTAAAGAATCTTCCGCGAGGTATCTATTATATTAAACTATTTACAAGTGACCAAATCATTTTAAAAAATATTTTAATTCAACGTTAAGTCATCATTTGTCACCGATTGTATACTTCATTTTAAATTTATTTTATCATTAACCACTAC of the Chitinophagales bacterium genome contains:
- a CDS encoding T9SS type A sorting domain-containing protein — protein: MKHFNFFLWILLPASLYGQAYQSVVIKRTGYYSGTPGIYSDSGQVYAIRIDSIENIPEGKRLFQYRQLNNINPYCLGASWIGSEIIVMNNGINIFVAENYFTGNPDTFQINTLSSPGNTFLFHRFADGSYLEAICNGIDLNQVLNTSDSVKTFSFQLKKKNGSSINSWWNQKEIKLSKSKGLVSFYNLLTVQPSSQDENIRLIGFTNPQEGYHPAIAASVFDFSIGDEFQTIDTQPFWLGTWHNIYQKKIVIDKSTSVNGDTLKYTFSISGVIQSWSNFNYQGTNSFNDTSYQKIALSNYFPIDSLPFSVQHDSTYNGSYDFQMNYGYNQIFRSSYCGLDVIKIPTYFGRIDSSSGCLNDFLCFGACWVYEFGPGLGITKLYSADYANYGYSLVYYKKANDFCGTPINFDLLTGIKNISSSPTLILYPNPAKNILFIHSDNPIKKIEIMDAAGKNCKNFYADMLAPENFSVDLKNLPRGIYYIKLFTSDQIILKNILIQR